One genomic window of Trichlorobacter lovleyi includes the following:
- the mqnC gene encoding cyclic dehypoxanthinyl futalosine synthase has product MIGQRQTPDRSEALELLLQGDLLQLGRWADSIRRRRHPDNQVTFVVDRNVNYTNVCESRCSFCAFYRDLDAPDAYLLDHETIFAKIAELVEHGGTQLLMQGGLHPKLTISYFEELFGEIRRRFPTVQNHSLSPAEVCHLADRHGLTVMQVLARLQAAGLASVPGGGAEILVDEVRQAISPKKIGWKRWGEVMLAAASLGMTTTATMMFGSTETPEQIVEHIFRVRELQASGGSFTAFIPWTYQPGNTELGGATATGVEYLKVLALSRIVLDNIPNIQASWVTQGAKLAQVALFFGANDLGGTMLEENVVAAAGCCFRMSQQEMIELIQTAGFSAAQRSTGYAILRQF; this is encoded by the coding sequence ATGATCGGGCAGCGACAGACACCGGACCGGTCCGAGGCGCTTGAACTACTGCTGCAGGGGGACCTGCTGCAGCTTGGCCGTTGGGCAGACAGCATCAGACGTAGGCGGCACCCGGATAACCAGGTCACCTTTGTGGTGGACCGTAACGTCAACTATACCAATGTCTGTGAATCGCGCTGTTCGTTCTGCGCGTTCTACCGGGATCTTGACGCGCCTGATGCCTATCTGCTGGATCATGAAACCATTTTCGCCAAGATTGCTGAGCTGGTGGAGCATGGCGGCACGCAACTACTGATGCAGGGCGGGCTGCATCCGAAGCTTACCATTAGCTACTTTGAAGAGCTGTTCGGCGAGATCCGGCGGCGTTTTCCAACAGTACAAAATCATTCACTGTCCCCGGCAGAAGTCTGCCATCTGGCAGACCGGCATGGCCTTACGGTTATGCAGGTACTGGCACGTTTGCAGGCAGCCGGTCTGGCTTCGGTACCAGGCGGCGGTGCTGAGATACTGGTGGATGAGGTACGTCAGGCCATCTCGCCCAAAAAGATCGGCTGGAAGCGCTGGGGAGAGGTAATGCTGGCCGCAGCCTCGCTGGGTATGACCACCACTGCCACCATGATGTTTGGCAGCACAGAGACACCGGAACAGATTGTGGAACATATCTTCAGGGTGCGGGAGTTGCAGGCCTCGGGAGGGTCGTTCACTGCGTTCATACCGTGGACATACCAGCCCGGAAATACAGAACTGGGTGGCGCTACAGCCACCGGAGTGGAATACCTCAAGGTGTTGGCGCTGTCCAGGATCGTACTGGATAATATCCCGAATATTCAGGCCAGCTGGGTGACCCAAGGGGCAAAACTGGCCCAGGTTGCGCTGTTCTTTGGCGCCAATGATCTGGGTGGCACCATGCTGGAAGAGAATGTGGTGGCTGCGGCCGGCTGTTGTTTCAGGATGTCGCAACAGGAGATGATTGAGCTGATTCAAACTGCCGGCTTTAGCGCTGCCCAGCGCAGCACCGGCTATGCAATTCTGAGGCAGTTCTGA
- the rsmG gene encoding 16S rRNA (guanine(527)-N(7))-methyltransferase RsmG, which translates to MNRELLTAAAKELHLALTEQQYEACGLLLQELLRWNKKINLTAITGRDAMTVKHLVDSLHLVTELRPGDRILDIGSGAGFPALVLAIARPDCLITSIDAVGKKISFQKHIDRMLKLANLEPLHGRVEVLATDRPGGFNLVTSRAFSSLSLFVELAAPLVSASGRLISMRGADGEQEAFYLRESIAAAGLELEPAVSYRLPLKMGERSLVIMRKAR; encoded by the coding sequence GTGAACCGTGAGCTGTTAACCGCGGCCGCTAAGGAGCTGCATCTTGCGCTGACGGAGCAGCAGTATGAGGCCTGTGGCTTGTTGCTGCAGGAGTTGCTGCGTTGGAACAAGAAAATCAATCTGACGGCGATCACCGGCAGGGATGCGATGACCGTCAAACATCTGGTTGACTCATTGCATCTGGTGACTGAGCTCAGGCCGGGTGACCGGATACTGGACATCGGCTCAGGCGCCGGCTTTCCTGCCCTGGTGCTTGCCATTGCCAGACCTGATTGTCTGATCACCTCGATTGATGCCGTTGGGAAAAAGATCAGCTTTCAGAAGCATATCGACCGGATGCTCAAGCTGGCAAATCTTGAGCCGCTGCATGGCAGGGTCGAGGTGCTGGCAACTGATCGGCCGGGTGGATTTAATCTGGTGACGTCGCGGGCCTTCAGTAGCCTGTCGCTCTTTGTCGAGTTGGCTGCACCTCTGGTGTCGGCTTCCGGAAGGCTGATCTCGATGCGCGGTGCTGATGGTGAACAGGAGGCCTTCTATCTGCGGGAATCGATTGCAGCCGCAGGATTAGAGCTCGAACCGGCTGTCAGCTACCGTCTGCCGCTCAAAATGGGTGAACGCAGTCTGGTGATCATGCGCAAAGCTAGATAA
- a CDS encoding YbgC/FadM family acyl-CoA thioesterase, translating into MKIRVYYEDTDAAGVVYHSNYLNYMERARTEFLREQGCSVAQLAAEGAVFPVVRMTIDFKAAARHDELLQVTTVPVRVGGSSFTLQQQVLREADGQLLVQAEVTLACVTPGLKAKRIPAEVRELLIRGLQP; encoded by the coding sequence ATGAAGATTAGAGTCTACTACGAAGATACCGATGCTGCCGGGGTGGTCTACCACTCCAATTACCTGAACTACATGGAACGGGCCAGAACCGAGTTCCTGCGTGAGCAGGGCTGCTCGGTGGCTCAGCTGGCAGCCGAAGGGGCTGTCTTTCCGGTGGTGCGGATGACGATTGATTTCAAGGCCGCGGCACGTCATGACGAGCTGCTGCAGGTAACAACCGTACCTGTGCGCGTGGGGGGCTCCTCCTTTACCCTGCAGCAGCAGGTGCTGCGCGAGGCTGATGGCCAGCTGCTGGTGCAGGCAGAGGTTACCCTGGCCTGTGTAACACCAGGGCTAAAGGCCAAGAGGATTCCCGCTGAGGTGCGAGAACTGCTGATACGGGGGCTGCAACCATGA